TGCCGAAGTACGAGACCTGGTGCTTCTCCTTGTACGGCAGGAGGACCGTGTCGTCGGAGAAGTCGGCGTTGTTGTTCAGGTCCACCCGGGTCGTGCCGGTGACCGGGTCGTACAGCACGCCCCAGGTGTCGGTGTTGTCACCGTCACGGTTGAGGTCGCCCTGCATCTCGCCGCCGTTGGTGGCGGACTCCCGGAACAGGCTGAACTTGTACGAGCCGGCGGGCGCCTTGTAGGTGACGCCCCCGAGCGCGAAGGAGGGGCCGGAGACCGCCTGCGTCATCCGCAGCCAGGTGCCGTCCGCGTCGCTGACCGGGTCGGTCGCGGTGACCCAGTCGACGATCTTGCGCTCGCCGGTGCTGGTCTTCTGGAGCGCCGGGTGGGCGAGGTCCACACCGGAGTCCAGGATGCCGATGGTGACGCCCCGGCCGTCCGCCTTCGGGTGCTGCTTCACGAAGTCGACCGCACCCGTCTCGAAGGACGGGTTGTACGGGTTCTTCGCGGGCGTCTTCTTCGAGGGCGCCGCGTACGTGGTGGACGTCGTGGCCGTCTTCGCGCCGGCGGCACGGTCGGCCGACGGCGTCGGGTCGTCCAGCTCGATCTCCTGCCGGAGGTCGATGCCGAGCACGGACGACAGCTTCGAGGCCGACGCGATGGTGGCCTTCGCCGTCCTCGTCGGGACGGTCGCCCGGACGTAGCCGAGCTTGTCGTACGTGATGCCGGGCACGGACCCGCTGACCGCGTCGAGCTGGCTCTTGACCTGCTCGGTGGAGCCGGGCTTCGTGGCGACCATCAGCGTGACGGACTTCTCGCCCTTGGCCTCGGCCCGCGCCAGGACTTCGGCGTCGGACTTGCCGAGCTTGTCGCCCGCGTCGCTCGCGGCGGCGGGCTTGACGGTGGTCGCGGTCGGGTCGTCCGCGGCGAAGACCGGAGCGGTGGCGGTGGCGGCGAGCGCTGCCACCAGACCCGCCGCGGCGGCCACCCGGGCCACGCGTCCGGCCGCCGGTATGGAACCGGGGGAATCCTTGGTCATCAGCATCCCTGATTATTCGGAAGAAAGAGTCCGGAATTCGGTACCGGATGACCGCTCACCCTTTCGTATCTGACAGGGTTTTGTGGAGAGTTGACTGAGGCGTGTAGACGACATGGCGTAGATCCGCCACCGTTGCCCCTGCGTCACCGGGGAGAAAAGGTGTCAGACCGTGCCTTCGTCACCGGCGGAACGGGCCGTTCGTCCGGAGCCCGCCGCTCCGCTCAGCGCGGCAAGGCCTCCACGTACGCCGCGGGTCGCCTGTCCCGCGCCGCGCACAGCGCCGTCCGCACCGCGCCCGCCTGCCGCTCCGCCGCCTCGCGCAGTGCCTCCGCCGAGAGCCGCACCACCGTGACCCCGAGCCGCTCCAGCTGCTCCCGCCGCACCGCGTGCGCGGCCGGGCCCGGCTCGGGTTCCGCCCGGCCCCCCGAGCCGCGCGGCGCCGGCCAGGACGCGGCGGCGCACCGGGGCGCCCGCGCGGTGTCCAGCTCCACCGCCACCGCCTCCTCGGGCCAGTAGGCGTCCACGCTGCCCAGGTGCGGTCCGCCGGGCAGCCGCAGATCCACGTTCCACACCGGCTCGGGAAGCCCGTGCACCCGCACCAGGGTGTACAGCCGCTCCTCGGCGAGGCTCCGGCCCTCCGCGAGCAGCAACTCGACCGCACGGGCCACCGCGGGCCGGCCCAGCAGCTTCGCCGCGCTCAATTCGGCCACGAGGGCGGCGGGTTCGCAGTGCCCGTCGCGGGCCGCCTCGGCCAGCAGCAGGCGCACCGCGGCCGGGTCGTCGAGCCCGGCCACCACGTCGGCGACGGCCCGCTCCGCAGGCACCACCGGGAACCCGTCGACCACCGACGACTCTGGCGGAAGGAGGGCCACGCGCACCACCCGGACGAAGCCCGCCGTCCGCAGCCGCCGGGTGCGCGGCACGAGCACGTCGACGTGGGTGAGCGCGGGTACGGGCGGCGCGGCGGCGAAGCCGTGCAACGCCAGCGCCGCCACCCCGGTGACGGCCGCCCCCTCGGTCCCGGCGGCGGTTCCCGTACGGTCCGTGCCGGCCCCTTCGCGACCGCTCCGCGAGCCTCGGCGACCAGCGGCCGGCCGCCCCGCGTAGAGCAGCGCCGCCCGCAGCCGCTCGCGCCCGCCGACCGGTCCCGTGTCCAGCAGGTAGACGCCCGGCAGCAGCTGTTGCCAGGGGCCCCGGGGCGTGCAGCGCCCGGAGACCTGCGCGGCGGTCAGGCCCTCCTCCCGCAGTTGCGCGCCGGTGACGACCCGCGGCTCGGCCCCGGGTGTGCGGGGGAGGACGCGGGGGGAGGACAGGGAGGTGTCGTGGTTCATGCAGAGGCACTTTCCGTCGCCGGACCGGCCGCTAACCCCTGTTACAGGCCCGTCGACATACCAGGACAGCACGGGCCCCCTGCGTGCGGACCGGTGATCGAAAAGGCCCGCCGTGCGGAAGTTGCGCGGGCGGTCGCGGCAGGCCGGGGTGGTCCTGTGCAGCCCGCACGCTCCACCCCGCACGCGCCCCGCACACGACCGTGCGGGCCGCCCCCCCTCGGACGAAGGGGGGCGGCCCGCACGGGGGAGCGGCCGGGGTCAGCGTCTGCCGGGTGGATCGAGCCCAGCATGACCCGGACGAGAGGCCCTACGCCGCCGCGTCGCACTCCTGACCGCGCAGCGCGCGCGCCAGGTCGTCACGGGCCTCCAGCACCAGGCGGCGCAGCGCGGGCGCCGCGTCCTCGTGCTCCTTCAGCCAGGCGTCGGTCGCGTCCAGCGTCGCGGGATCGTCCTGGAGCCCCGGGAACAGCCCCGAGACCACGTGCATCCCGATCTGGATGGAGCGCTCCTTCCACACCCGCTCGATCGCCGCGAAGTACTTCCCGGTGTAGGGCGCGAGGAGTGCGCGCTGCGAGGGCCGGACGAAACCGGCGATCGTCGCCTCCACCAGCGCGTTGGAGAGCCGGTCGGACTCCACGACCGCCGCCCACGCCTGGTCCTTGACCGCCGCCGAGGGGCGCGCGGCCAGGCAGCGCACCTGGTGGCGCTTGCCCGACGCCGTGTCGTCCCGGGCCAGTTCGGCGTCGATCGCGGCCTCGTCCGCCACCCCGCGGGCGGCCAGCGGGAAGAGGAACGCCCAGCGCAGCTCCTGGTCGACGTCGAGGCCGTCGATCACGGCGGAGCCGTCGAGCAGCTCGCCCAGCAGCCGGAGATCCTCGTCCGAGGAGGCCGACGATGCGAAGAACCGGGCCCAGGTCAGCTGGTCCTGACCGCCCGGCACGGCGAGCCGCAGCTCGCGCAGCGCACCCTCGGCCAGCAGCCGGCCGCCCTCCTCGCGCCAGGCGGGGGCCGCGTAGTGGGTGAGCGCGGAGTGGGCCCAGTTGTGCAGCATCTGGAGCACGCCGATGTCCGACTCGCGCCCGGCGAAGGCGAGTACCAGGGCGATGAAGTCGCGGGCCGGCATCAGCCCGTCGCGCGTCATGTTCCACAGCGCCGACCAGCAGAGCGCGCGGGCCAGCGGGTCGGTGACGGCGCCGAGGTGGTCGCGCAGGGTGGCGAGGGACTCCTCGTCGAAGCGGACCTTGCAGTACGTCAGGTCGTCGTCGTTGACGAGGACCAGTTCGGGCTTCTCGGCCCCGGCCAGCTCCGCGACGACCGTGCGCGCCCCGGCCACGTCCGTCTCGGCGCGGGCGTACCGCGTCAGCGCGCCGCTGCCGTCCTTCCGGTACAGGCCCACCGCGATCCGGTGCGGGCGCAGCTCCGGGTGGGAGGCGGCGGCCTCCTGGACCACGGCGAGTTCGGCGATCCGGCCCTCGGAGTCGTACGACAGGACCGGCGTGAGGCTGTTGACGCCCGCCGTCTGGAGCCAGGCGCGGGACCAGGCCGTCATGTCGCGGCCGGAGGTGTCGGCGAGCACCGACAGCAGGTCGCCGAGGCGGGTGTTGCCGTAGGCGTGCTGCTTGAAGTAGCGCCGGGCGCCTTCGAGGAACGCGTCCCGCCCGACGTACGCCACCAGCTGCTTCAGGACGGAGGCGCCCTTGGCGTACGTGATGCCGTCGAAGTTCAGCTTGGCGTCCTCCAGGTCACGGATGTCGGCCGTGACCGGGTGGGTGGAGGGCAGCTGGTCGGCGCGGTAGGCCCACGCCTTGCGGTTGTTGGCGAAGGTGATCCAGCCGTTGGTGAAGCGGGTGGCCTCCACCATCGAGAAGGAGCCCATGAAGTCCGCGAAGGACTCCTTCAGCCACAGGTCGTCCCACCAGCTCATGGTGACGAGGTCGCCGAACCACATGTGCGCCATCTCGTGCAGGATGACGTTGGCCCGGCGCTCGTAGGACGCCGTGGTGACCTTGCCGCGGTAGATGTACTCCTCGCGGAAGGTGACCAGGCCCGGGTTCTCCATCGCGCCGAGGTTGTACTCCGGCACGAACGCCTGGTCGTACTTCCCGAACGGGTACGGGTAGTCGAAGTGGTCGTGGAAGAAGTCCAGGCCCTGCTTGGTGATGAGGAAGACGTCGTCCGCGTCGAAGTGGCGGGCGAGACCCTTGCGGCACATCGCGCCGAGCGGGATCTCCAGCGTGCTGCCGTCCTCGAACGTGCGGGAGTAGTGGTCCGTCACGTAGTGGTACGGACCCGCGACCACGGTGGTGATGTACGTCGAGATCGGCTTGGTCTCGGCGAACCGCCACTCCCCGCCCTCGTGGGACTCCTCGGCGCCGTTGCTCCAGACCCGCCAGCCCTCGGGGGCCGTCACCCGGAAGCGGTACGGGGCCTTCAGGTCGGGCTGCTCGAAGTTGGCGAAGACCCGGCGGGCGTCGGCGGGTTCGTACTGCGTGTAGAGGTAGACCTCGCCGTCCTCCGGATCGACGAAGCGGTGCATCCCCTCGCCGGTCCGGCTGTACGCGCACCGCGCGTCGACCACCAGGACGTTCTCGCCCTCGGCCAGGGAGTCCAGCGCCACGCGGGTCCCGTCGAAGACGGCCGCCGGGTCGAGCGCGGTCCCGTTCAGGGTCACCGCGTCCACGCCGGGGGCGATCAGGTCGGCGAAGGTGGAGGCGCCGGCGCGCGCCGAACGGAAGCGGATGGTGGTGACGGAGCGGAAGGTGCGGGGGGCGCCACCCTCCTCGGCCCCGTCGACGGCGGACCGCAGGTCGAGCGCGATCTCGTATCCGTCGACCGTCAGCAGCTCCGCCCGCTCGTGGGCCTCTTCGCGGGACAGGTTCTCACCGGGCACCGGCACTCCTTCGTGACTCGATATCGAATGTTTTGATCCTCGCATGCCGCTCTCCGGGGAATGTCCGGACGGTCCCACGCGTTGTCCGCGCGGAGACCGACGCTGCCAAGGAGAGACATGTCCGACACCACCACCGCACCTGGCAAGATCCCCGCGGACTTCTGGTTCGACCCGCTCTGCCCGTGGGCGTGGATGACCTCCCGCTGGATGCTGGAGGTCGAGAAGGTACGCGACGTCGAGGTCCGCTGGCACGTGATGAGCCTGGCCGTCCTCAACGAGGACAAGCTGGACGATCTGCCCGCCGAGTACCGCGAGCTGCTGGAGAAGAAGGCGTGGGGCCCGGTCCGGGTCGTCGTCGCCGCCCAGCAACTGCACGGTGACGAGGTCGTCCCCGGCCTCTACACCGCGCTGGGCACCCGCTTCCACAACAACGGCGAGGGCCCGACCCGCGAGGCCGTCCTCGGCGCGCTCGCCGACGTGGACCTGCCCGCCTCGCTCGCCGACTTCATGGACGACGGCACCTACGACACCGAGCTGCGCGCCTCCCACAAGGAGGGCATCGACAAGGTCGGACAGGAGGTCGGCACCCCGGTCATCGCGGTGCCCGGCGCCGACGGCGAGCAGGTCGCCTTCTTCGGCCCGGTCGTGACCCCGGCACCCAAGGGCGAGGACGCCGCGAAGCTCTGGGACGGCACCCTCCTGGTGGCCTCGGTCCCCGGCTTCTACGAGATCAAGCGGACCCGCACCCGGGGCCCGGTCTTCGACTGATCCGCACGACGGCGCGGGGCGGG
The DNA window shown above is from Streptomyces sp. NBC_00247 and carries:
- the pepN gene encoding aminopeptidase N; this encodes MPGENLSREEAHERAELLTVDGYEIALDLRSAVDGAEEGGAPRTFRSVTTIRFRSARAGASTFADLIAPGVDAVTLNGTALDPAAVFDGTRVALDSLAEGENVLVVDARCAYSRTGEGMHRFVDPEDGEVYLYTQYEPADARRVFANFEQPDLKAPYRFRVTAPEGWRVWSNGAEESHEGGEWRFAETKPISTYITTVVAGPYHYVTDHYSRTFEDGSTLEIPLGAMCRKGLARHFDADDVFLITKQGLDFFHDHFDYPYPFGKYDQAFVPEYNLGAMENPGLVTFREEYIYRGKVTTASYERRANVILHEMAHMWFGDLVTMSWWDDLWLKESFADFMGSFSMVEATRFTNGWITFANNRKAWAYRADQLPSTHPVTADIRDLEDAKLNFDGITYAKGASVLKQLVAYVGRDAFLEGARRYFKQHAYGNTRLGDLLSVLADTSGRDMTAWSRAWLQTAGVNSLTPVLSYDSEGRIAELAVVQEAAASHPELRPHRIAVGLYRKDGSGALTRYARAETDVAGARTVVAELAGAEKPELVLVNDDDLTYCKVRFDEESLATLRDHLGAVTDPLARALCWSALWNMTRDGLMPARDFIALVLAFAGRESDIGVLQMLHNWAHSALTHYAAPAWREEGGRLLAEGALRELRLAVPGGQDQLTWARFFASSASSDEDLRLLGELLDGSAVIDGLDVDQELRWAFLFPLAARGVADEAAIDAELARDDTASGKRHQVRCLAARPSAAVKDQAWAAVVESDRLSNALVEATIAGFVRPSQRALLAPYTGKYFAAIERVWKERSIQIGMHVVSGLFPGLQDDPATLDATDAWLKEHEDAAPALRRLVLEARDDLARALRGQECDAAA
- a CDS encoding mycothiol-dependent nitroreductase Rv2466c family protein, with translation MSDTTTAPGKIPADFWFDPLCPWAWMTSRWMLEVEKVRDVEVRWHVMSLAVLNEDKLDDLPAEYRELLEKKAWGPVRVVVAAQQLHGDEVVPGLYTALGTRFHNNGEGPTREAVLGALADVDLPASLADFMDDGTYDTELRASHKEGIDKVGQEVGTPVIAVPGADGEQVAFFGPVVTPAPKGEDAAKLWDGTLLVASVPGFYEIKRTRTRGPVFD